One region of Chlamydia psittaci 6BC genomic DNA includes:
- the def gene encoding peptide deformylase — MIRELEYYGSPTLRREADAILDITDEIRQLAQDMYETMVAHKGVGLAAPQVGESVRLFVMCVEGETEDGDLIFCDFPKVYINPVLSDVSEDLVLGREGCLSIPGLRADVYRPRSITVKAINLDGQEFTEHLEGFPARIIMHENDHLNGVLYIDKMEEPKDYKKFKSTLEKIRRRYNNHLTDKAS, encoded by the coding sequence ATGATTAGAGAATTAGAATATTACGGTAGCCCTACGTTACGTAGAGAGGCTGATGCTATTCTTGACATTACTGATGAGATTCGTCAGTTGGCTCAAGATATGTATGAGACTATGGTAGCTCATAAGGGGGTAGGTTTAGCAGCTCCTCAAGTAGGGGAAAGCGTAAGACTTTTTGTTATGTGTGTTGAGGGAGAAACAGAAGATGGGGATCTGATTTTTTGTGACTTCCCCAAGGTGTATATTAATCCTGTACTTTCTGATGTTTCTGAGGATCTTGTTTTAGGTAGGGAAGGATGTTTATCGATTCCTGGGTTGCGAGCTGATGTTTACCGCCCGCGTAGCATTACCGTAAAAGCAATCAACCTCGACGGTCAAGAATTCACGGAACATTTAGAAGGGTTTCCTGCGCGTATTATCATGCATGAAAATGACCATCTCAATGGAGTTTTATACATTGATAAGATGGAAGAGCCTAAGGATTATAAGAAGTTCAAGTCTACCTTAGAGAAAATTCGCCGTCGTTATAATAATCATTTAACAGATAAAGCTTCTTAG
- a CDS encoding HEAT repeat domain-containing protein encodes MGLSRLIIPLGLCLSFPSLVFSSFPDPVSHKILYTSQKSVEQALTAYLDTLETQGDHDFALLRKISENCLKQGLRSDDPYIRKSTIIGAGIVGSAEAFEILSQAMETNDPLQQLLVLSALSSHLGKSSDELLFKALASAYPVIRLEAAYRLAGLKNIKVIDHLQSFIYKLPEEIQCLSAAIFLRLETEEADTYIRQLLSSTKSTTRSYAALLIGEYQQKRFLPTLRHLLTSASPLDREAAVYALGMLKDGQSYNAIKKLSEKPDPDLSLASAQALLAIGKEEDALPIFEKQIQEEHPRALYTARLLSKEIGIPLVLPVFLHTKNSEAKLNAALALIHLGCDHPELLAYITEWLVQRQYTRALVPTFSKGRATQGWKCQAVILPQNPTERAKALSAIQHAEEQILVSLLQLPKEAYLPYIEKILLSQKTALASKAISFLAHSSHQQALDILSRASQLPGEPVIRAYADLALYNLTKDPEKKLSLHRYAQELIQETLLFIDTEDKQPHPDSPYLRYQITPEIRAKLMLDILETLVVSKTHEDIRLLIQLMTQTKAKNCHILAGLLMKMIE; translated from the coding sequence ATGGGATTATCTCGTTTAATCATACCCCTAGGACTATGTTTAAGTTTTCCTAGTTTGGTTTTTAGTAGTTTTCCTGATCCTGTAAGTCATAAGATCCTTTATACGAGCCAAAAATCTGTAGAACAAGCTCTTACCGCCTATCTAGACACCTTAGAAACGCAAGGAGACCATGATTTTGCGTTATTAAGAAAAATCTCTGAGAACTGTTTAAAACAGGGATTACGCTCTGATGATCCCTACATTCGAAAAAGCACCATTATTGGCGCGGGTATTGTAGGTTCTGCAGAAGCATTTGAGATTCTCTCGCAAGCAATGGAAACCAACGATCCTTTACAACAATTGTTGGTATTATCAGCGTTATCTTCACATTTAGGGAAAAGCTCTGATGAACTTTTATTCAAAGCTCTAGCCTCGGCCTATCCTGTAATTCGTTTAGAAGCTGCTTACCGCTTGGCGGGATTAAAAAATATTAAAGTCATCGATCATCTCCAATCTTTTATTTATAAGCTTCCTGAAGAAATCCAATGTCTCTCGGCTGCTATTTTCCTAAGATTAGAAACTGAAGAAGCGGATACGTATATCCGTCAGTTACTCTCTTCAACAAAAAGTACGACAAGAAGCTATGCAGCTCTGTTGATAGGAGAATACCAACAAAAACGGTTCTTACCAACACTACGGCATTTATTAACCAGCGCTTCCCCTTTAGATCGTGAAGCTGCCGTATATGCTTTAGGAATGTTAAAAGATGGTCAAAGTTATAACGCTATAAAAAAGCTTTCAGAGAAACCCGATCCCGATTTATCTTTAGCCTCGGCTCAAGCGTTACTTGCTATTGGTAAAGAAGAGGATGCGCTTCCTATTTTCGAAAAGCAGATACAAGAAGAACACCCTAGAGCTTTATACACAGCACGATTACTCTCTAAAGAGATAGGGATTCCTTTAGTACTTCCTGTATTTTTACATACTAAAAACAGCGAAGCAAAGTTAAATGCTGCTCTAGCTTTGATACATTTAGGCTGCGATCATCCAGAACTTCTTGCATACATTACAGAATGGTTAGTTCAGCGACAATATACCCGAGCATTAGTGCCTACATTTTCCAAAGGTCGTGCGACACAAGGGTGGAAATGCCAAGCAGTAATCCTCCCTCAAAATCCTACAGAACGTGCTAAAGCCTTATCTGCTATTCAACATGCTGAAGAGCAGATCCTTGTTTCTCTTTTACAACTACCTAAAGAGGCGTATCTTCCTTATATAGAGAAAATACTCTTAAGTCAGAAAACAGCGCTGGCTTCTAAAGCCATCTCTTTTTTAGCACATTCTTCTCATCAACAAGCTTTAGATATCCTTTCACGAGCATCCCAACTTCCTGGAGAGCCTGTAATCCGTGCTTATGCCGATTTAGCATTATACAACTTGACTAAAGACCCTGAGAAAAAATTATCCCTACATCGTTATGCTCAGGAGCTCATCCAAGAAACGTTATTGTTTATTGATACAGAAGATAAGCAACCCCACCCTGATTCTCCTTATCTTCGTTATCAAATTACTCCAGAAATACGTGCAAAACTCATGTTAGATATTCTTGAAACTCTTGTGGTATCCAAGACACATGAGGATATTCGTTTACTTATTCAGCTAATGACACAAACAAAAGCAAAAAATTGTCATATCTTAGCTGGGTTATTGATGAAAATGATAGAATAG
- the xseA gene encoding exodeoxyribonuclease VII large subunit, with the protein MATSSPPQAVTTLTESIKNLLESNFCHIVVKGELSNVSLQPSGHLYFGIKDSKSFLNGAFFHFKSKYFDRRPKDGDSVIIHGKLTVYAPRGQYQIVAHALVYAGEGDLLQKFEETKKRLAAEGYFSIEKKQPLPRIPKCIGVITSPTGAVIQDILRILSRRCYQYKVLIYPVTVQGATAAKEISQAIEVMNRDKLVDVLVIARGGGSIEDLWAFNEEIIVKAIDASTIPIISAVGHETDYTLCDFAADVRAPTPSAAAEIVCQSSQEQIQIFKSHLRYLNAHAQQLLAGKAKQIQQWKRYLDHVDFFRPPHQSLDYLRVSIERSIQTKLSQSKQRYMQYTRWLQSDILQRMTYRLQDLWKMINLAFQNRLLALKHHCVHIKKNLVIHNTQQYRQRFDPCRDQIHRALSQRLGYFQQSLAHKQTLLKHFTTKINQLFIKETSALNLLKRRLNKAFVYTVCERREHFLYAKENLFLSLNHLVERHRAKYHTVSKQLISLNPKNVLKRGYAMLFDFNENSAIISAKSLHKHSCVRVRLQDGEATLTVTDVQNFETQEF; encoded by the coding sequence ATGGCAACTTCATCTCCTCCTCAAGCGGTAACGACTCTTACCGAGTCTATAAAAAATCTACTCGAGTCAAATTTTTGCCATATTGTGGTTAAAGGAGAATTAAGTAACGTCTCTTTACAGCCGAGCGGGCATCTCTATTTTGGTATTAAAGATAGTAAATCTTTTTTAAACGGTGCTTTTTTTCATTTTAAAAGTAAGTATTTTGACCGTCGCCCTAAAGATGGCGACTCGGTGATCATTCACGGGAAACTGACTGTTTATGCACCGAGAGGTCAATACCAAATCGTAGCCCACGCCTTAGTTTATGCTGGGGAAGGTGATCTCTTACAAAAATTCGAAGAAACTAAGAAGCGTCTTGCAGCCGAAGGGTACTTCTCTATAGAAAAAAAACAACCCCTTCCGAGAATTCCAAAATGTATTGGCGTGATTACCAGCCCAACAGGAGCCGTAATTCAAGACATTTTACGTATTCTTTCTCGTCGTTGTTATCAGTATAAGGTCCTAATTTATCCTGTGACAGTACAAGGAGCTACAGCAGCAAAAGAAATATCTCAAGCGATTGAAGTAATGAATAGAGATAAGCTTGTTGATGTTCTTGTCATAGCTCGCGGTGGTGGCAGTATTGAAGATCTTTGGGCTTTTAACGAAGAAATCATTGTCAAGGCCATAGATGCCAGCACAATCCCTATTATTTCTGCTGTTGGACATGAAACAGATTATACATTATGTGATTTTGCTGCTGACGTGCGTGCGCCCACCCCTTCAGCTGCTGCAGAAATTGTCTGTCAAAGTAGTCAAGAACAAATTCAAATATTTAAAAGTCATTTACGCTATTTGAATGCTCATGCACAGCAACTGCTTGCAGGGAAAGCAAAGCAAATTCAGCAATGGAAGCGGTACTTAGATCACGTAGATTTTTTCCGTCCTCCCCATCAATCTTTAGACTATCTTCGTGTCTCTATAGAACGGTCAATACAAACAAAACTTTCACAAAGCAAGCAACGCTATATGCAATATACGCGCTGGTTGCAAAGTGATATTTTACAACGTATGACGTACCGTCTCCAAGATCTTTGGAAAATGATCAATCTCGCTTTCCAAAATCGTTTGCTGGCTTTAAAACACCACTGTGTGCATATTAAAAAAAATCTTGTTATTCACAACACGCAGCAGTATAGGCAGAGATTCGATCCTTGTAGAGATCAAATTCACAGAGCTTTATCTCAGCGTTTAGGATATTTTCAGCAATCTTTAGCTCACAAGCAAACGTTATTAAAACATTTTACAACCAAAATTAATCAATTATTTATAAAAGAAACATCTGCCCTTAACCTCTTAAAAAGACGGTTAAATAAAGCTTTCGTTTATACAGTATGCGAACGTAGGGAGCATTTTTTATACGCTAAAGAAAATCTCTTCCTTTCCCTAAACCATCTTGTGGAAAGACATCGAGCAAAATACCACACTGTTTCCAAACAGTTAATTTCATTAAATCCTAAAAATGTTTTAAAACGCGGGTATGCTATGCTCTTTGACTTTAATGAAAATTCGGCTATCATTTCGGCCAAAAGTTTACATAAACATAGTTGTGTAAGGGTAAGACTACAGGATGGAGAAGCCACTCTTACTGTGACGGATGTTCAGAACTTTGAAACTCAAGAGTTTTAA
- a CDS encoding 1-deoxy-D-xylulose-5-phosphate synthase, which produces MTSYTSSILSQISSPEDLKKLSFSELSLLAEQIRHKIISVLIKTGGHLASNLGIIELTIALHYVFSSPEDKFIFDVGHQTYTHKLLTGRNIEEFERIRHDGGLSGFTSPLESAHDLFFSGHAGNALSLALGMAKATEKSQTHVLPILGDAAFSCGLTFEALNNIHTDLSKFIVILNDNNMSISKNVGVMSKSLSQWIHHPKFSLLSRKLERSLSKIPRYGKSIAKCSHKISTCLRSLVCPIPIFEQFNLAYMGPVDGHDIKALVSLFQKVRDLPFPILIHVCTKKGKGLEIAQENPTKYHGVKANFKLTAEDKLLPTIQPQLTYPDIFGKTVCKLGEISPNLHVVTPAMSLGSRLETFKETFPERFIDVGIAEGHAVTFSAGIAKANTPVICSIYSTFLHRAMDNVFHDVCLQNLPVIFGIDRAGLAYGDGCSHHGIYDLSFLRAMPNMIICQPRSSIVFQQLLQSSLHWKQPSAIRYPNITALQGDPIATDITMYRDPGLGEILSQGEDVLIVGLGHMCSAALSIKLQLLSHGISATVVDPVFIKPFDNNLFSILLMHHSKVIIIEEHSIRGGLASEFNDFLATYNFKVDVLHFGIPDSIFLHGDKESLLKRVGLDVDSMVKRILTYFNFRTKKAPSNKLSIV; this is translated from the coding sequence ATGACTTCTTATACTTCCTCTATTTTAAGTCAAATTTCTTCTCCAGAAGATCTTAAGAAGCTTTCTTTTTCTGAGCTTTCTCTTCTTGCTGAGCAAATACGTCATAAAATTATTTCTGTCCTTATTAAAACAGGAGGACATTTAGCTTCTAATTTAGGAATTATTGAATTAACGATAGCTTTACATTATGTCTTTTCTTCTCCAGAAGATAAATTTATCTTTGACGTTGGGCATCAAACATACACGCACAAACTGCTTACAGGGAGAAACATAGAAGAATTCGAGCGCATTCGTCATGATGGAGGATTAAGTGGATTTACCTCGCCTTTAGAAAGTGCTCACGATTTATTCTTTTCTGGTCATGCAGGCAACGCTTTATCTTTAGCTTTAGGCATGGCAAAAGCTACTGAGAAATCTCAAACACACGTTCTTCCTATTCTTGGTGACGCAGCTTTTTCCTGTGGATTAACCTTCGAAGCTTTAAATAATATTCATACGGATCTATCTAAATTTATTGTCATTTTAAATGACAATAACATGTCGATTTCTAAAAACGTGGGTGTAATGTCCAAAAGCTTATCACAATGGATTCACCACCCTAAATTTAGTTTGCTTTCGCGCAAACTAGAAAGATCATTATCCAAGATTCCCCGCTACGGCAAAAGTATCGCTAAGTGCTCGCATAAGATTTCCACGTGTTTAAGGTCTTTAGTTTGTCCGATTCCTATTTTTGAGCAGTTTAACTTAGCGTATATGGGTCCTGTGGACGGTCACGACATAAAAGCATTAGTCTCTTTATTTCAGAAGGTACGTGACTTACCCTTCCCTATTCTTATCCATGTCTGTACAAAAAAAGGAAAAGGTTTAGAGATAGCTCAGGAAAATCCTACAAAATACCATGGAGTCAAGGCGAATTTCAAACTTACAGCGGAAGATAAGTTACTTCCGACGATTCAACCGCAGCTGACTTATCCTGATATTTTTGGGAAAACTGTATGCAAACTTGGAGAAATCTCTCCGAATTTACATGTGGTTACACCGGCGATGTCCTTAGGATCACGGTTAGAAACGTTTAAAGAAACATTTCCAGAGCGTTTTATCGATGTAGGCATTGCTGAAGGTCATGCTGTGACGTTTTCAGCGGGAATTGCGAAAGCGAATACTCCTGTCATTTGTTCGATTTATTCGACATTTTTGCATCGTGCTATGGATAACGTTTTCCATGATGTATGTTTACAAAATCTCCCGGTGATCTTTGGTATAGATCGTGCAGGTTTAGCCTATGGAGATGGTTGTAGCCACCACGGTATTTATGATTTGAGTTTTCTTCGTGCTATGCCCAACATGATTATCTGTCAGCCGAGAAGCTCTATAGTGTTCCAACAACTGCTACAATCTTCTCTACATTGGAAACAGCCTTCAGCAATTCGTTACCCCAATATTACAGCGCTTCAAGGTGACCCTATCGCTACCGATATAACGATGTATCGTGATCCAGGATTAGGAGAAATCCTGAGTCAGGGTGAAGATGTTTTGATTGTAGGTCTGGGGCACATGTGTAGTGCGGCATTATCTATAAAATTGCAGTTACTTAGCCATGGAATTTCTGCCACTGTCGTAGACCCTGTATTCATTAAGCCATTTGATAACAATCTCTTTAGCATCTTATTGATGCACCATTCCAAAGTTATCATTATAGAAGAACATTCTATTCGCGGAGGTTTGGCGTCGGAATTTAACGATTTTCTAGCTACCTATAACTTCAAAGTGGACGTCTTACACTTTGGCATTCCCGATAGTATCTTTTTGCATGGAGATAAAGAGAGTTTATTAAAAAGAGTAGGACTAGATGTAGATAGTATGGTGAAACGTATTCTCACATACTTTAACTTCCGTACAAAGAAGGCTCCATCTAACAAGTTAAGTATTGTCTAG
- the secG gene encoding preprotein translocase subunit SecG, whose translation MTALFYSFLFIFLLLCVILCGLILIQESKSMGLGSSFGVDSGDSVFGVSTPDILKKVTAWLAVVFCFSCLFLSFATTYLGKNSQEPPVHVLEQVSSDGEEISSE comes from the coding sequence GTGACCGCCTTGTTTTATTCGTTTTTATTTATCTTTCTTCTTTTGTGCGTAATTCTTTGCGGACTGATTTTGATTCAAGAAAGCAAGAGTATGGGACTCGGTTCTTCTTTTGGCGTGGATTCAGGAGATTCCGTTTTTGGTGTATCTACCCCGGATATTTTAAAGAAAGTCACTGCTTGGTTGGCAGTAGTTTTCTGCTTTAGTTGTTTGTTTCTATCTTTTGCGACAACATACTTGGGGAAAAATTCTCAAGAACCTCCTGTACATGTTCTAGAACAAGTTTCTTCAGATGGAGAAGAAATCTCTAGCGAATAG
- a CDS encoding tyrosine recombinase XerC, with the protein MVSAFYAFLDYLKNIKTASPHTLRNYCIDLNDFKNFLEKHGELTPSPPICLVTKERQEAELPFSLLTKDAVRLYILKLMQENKAKRTIKRRLSAIKSFSQYCVKHRILPEDPTETIQGPRLPKELPSPITYEQVEILMATPDLSKYTGFRDRCLLELFYSSGLRISEIVAINHWDIDFTSHLIRIRGKGKKERLVPMTPHAAQWLQQYLTHPARTGIEKDSQAIFLNRFGKRLTTRSIDRKFQKYLRQSGLSGNITPHTIRHTIATHWLENGMDLKTIQALLGHSSLETTTIYTHVSMKLKKQTHDESHPHS; encoded by the coding sequence ATGGTCTCAGCTTTTTATGCTTTTCTTGATTATCTAAAAAATATAAAAACTGCTTCCCCTCATACGTTAAGAAATTATTGTATCGATTTAAATGATTTTAAAAACTTTTTAGAAAAACATGGTGAGCTCACCCCATCCCCTCCCATCTGTTTAGTCACAAAAGAAAGACAGGAAGCTGAGCTTCCTTTTTCTCTACTAACAAAAGATGCTGTGCGTCTCTACATTTTAAAACTCATGCAAGAAAACAAAGCAAAACGCACAATCAAACGTCGACTTTCAGCAATTAAAAGCTTCTCACAGTATTGTGTGAAACATCGTATTCTTCCTGAAGATCCTACCGAAACAATTCAAGGACCTAGATTACCTAAAGAACTGCCTTCACCTATCACTTATGAGCAAGTAGAAATACTCATGGCAACTCCGGATCTATCGAAATATACAGGATTTCGTGATCGTTGCTTATTAGAATTATTCTATAGCTCAGGATTACGTATCAGCGAAATTGTTGCTATAAACCACTGGGATATTGACTTCACCTCCCATCTCATTCGCATCCGAGGGAAAGGAAAAAAAGAACGTCTTGTTCCTATGACTCCTCATGCAGCACAATGGCTACAACAATACCTCACTCATCCTGCGAGAACAGGCATTGAAAAAGATTCACAAGCAATTTTTTTAAATCGTTTTGGGAAAAGATTAACGACTCGCTCTATTGATAGAAAATTTCAAAAATATCTTCGCCAGTCGGGTTTATCAGGGAATATTACCCCCCATACCATCCGCCATACAATTGCTACGCATTGGCTAGAGAACGGCATGGATTTAAAAACCATTCAAGCTCTGCTCGGTCATAGTTCTTTAGAAACCACAACTATTTATACTCATGTATCTATGAAGCTTAAAAAGCAAACACATGATGAGTCCCACCCCCATAGCTAA
- a CDS encoding Maf-like protein codes for MEPKLILGSSSPRRKSILEYFRIPFTCISSNFEEHLVPYHGDPIAYSRELAVGKAESIVKDHHPEGLILTADTVVVYEGKIFNKPGSYDEAIEMLKTLSGQTHSVITSIALLQDKKLVTGEETTWVTFTQLPEAYLGRYVKAFSTLDKCGGYSIQEGGGLIIHNIQGCAYNVQGLPIKTLKHLLLEFNVNLWDYLV; via the coding sequence ATGGAACCAAAGCTCATCCTGGGTTCTTCTTCTCCACGAAGAAAATCGATACTAGAATACTTTCGTATTCCTTTTACCTGTATCTCCTCAAATTTTGAAGAACATTTGGTTCCTTATCATGGTGATCCTATAGCGTATTCTCGCGAATTGGCTGTAGGTAAAGCCGAGTCTATAGTGAAGGATCATCATCCTGAAGGTCTTATTCTTACTGCGGATACCGTTGTGGTGTATGAAGGGAAAATTTTCAATAAGCCGGGTTCTTATGATGAGGCTATTGAAATGTTAAAAACATTAAGTGGTCAAACCCATTCCGTAATTACCAGTATAGCGCTTCTGCAAGATAAGAAATTAGTCACTGGAGAAGAGACCACATGGGTAACATTTACCCAACTACCCGAAGCGTACTTGGGAAGGTATGTCAAAGCATTTTCTACCCTAGATAAATGTGGAGGCTACAGTATTCAAGAAGGTGGTGGCTTGATTATTCATAATATCCAAGGATGTGCATATAATGTCCAAGGTCTTCCGATTAAAACACTGAAACACCTCTTGTTGGAGTTTAACGTTAACTTATGGGATTATCTCGTTTAA
- the tpiA gene encoding triose-phosphate isomerase, which produces MERKRYIFGNWKMHKTAKEAKDYLSVFCPLLEEVAPVSRVGITPAFTALHACCESIKSFHSPLWLGAQNVHQDASGAFTGEISLPMLKEFDVNFVLLGHSECRHIFHEEDTTIALKVGAAAREGIIPVLCIGETLEVREKGATEAMLSNQLMLGLAQLPETASVIIAYEPVWAIGTGKVASAVDVQEAHAFCREVLANIFSKEKAEEISILYGGSVKADNAEGFARCPDVDGLLVGGASLDPKVFADVVANFHR; this is translated from the coding sequence ATGGAACGTAAGCGTTATATTTTCGGTAATTGGAAAATGCATAAGACAGCTAAAGAGGCTAAAGATTATTTGTCTGTTTTCTGCCCTCTCCTTGAAGAAGTTGCTCCTGTATCTCGTGTGGGTATCACCCCCGCATTCACAGCGTTACATGCTTGCTGTGAATCTATAAAGTCTTTTCACAGTCCTCTGTGGCTGGGAGCGCAAAATGTCCATCAGGATGCCTCGGGAGCCTTTACAGGTGAAATTTCCTTGCCTATGCTCAAAGAATTTGATGTCAATTTTGTACTTTTAGGTCACTCCGAATGCCGTCATATTTTTCATGAAGAAGATACGACCATTGCGCTTAAGGTTGGTGCCGCAGCTCGTGAAGGCATTATTCCCGTTCTGTGTATCGGAGAAACTCTAGAAGTTAGAGAAAAAGGCGCGACGGAAGCTATGTTATCTAACCAGTTGATGTTGGGGCTTGCGCAACTTCCGGAAACTGCCTCTGTAATCATTGCTTATGAACCCGTATGGGCAATTGGTACGGGTAAAGTAGCTTCAGCGGTTGATGTGCAAGAGGCACATGCCTTTTGTCGAGAGGTGCTTGCGAATATATTTTCCAAAGAGAAAGCTGAGGAGATTTCCATTCTTTATGGGGGATCTGTAAAGGCAGATAATGCTGAAGGATTTGCTCGTTGTCCTGATGTAGACGGGTTGTTAGTAGGAGGCGCTTCCTTAGATCCTAAAGTTTTTGCCGATGTTGTCGCGAATTTTCATCGTTAG
- a CDS encoding ABC-F family ATP-binding cassette domain-containing protein, whose protein sequence is MSIVLDKIGKTLGTRVLFDDVSVVFNPGNRYGLTGPNGAGKSTLLKIITGCVEPTRGSISLPKKVGILRQNIDSFGDVSVLDCVIMGNARLWDALQKRDALYLEEFTDAIGIKLGEMEEIIGEENGYRAESEAEELLTGIGIPEALFNNKMSTIPIDLQFRVLLCQSLFGHPEALLLDEPTNHLDIHSINWLGNFLKDYDGTVIVVSHDRHFLNTITTHIADIDYDTVIIYPGNYDAMVEMKTASRDQEKADIKSKEKKIAQLKEFVAKFGAGSRASQVQSRLREIKKLQPQELKKSNIQRPYIRFPLSEKASGKIVFSLEGITKSYNDEAHLFQPFSLEIYQGDKLGIIGNNGLGKTTLMKLLAGVESPTQGSIKTGHQIAYSYFPQNHSDVLKDCGDETLFEWLRNRKTGINDQEIRSVLGKMLFGGDDAFKKIKALSGGETARLLMAGMMLENHNTLILDEANNHLDLESVSALAWAINDYKGTSIFVSHDRTLIEECATKLLIFEKGKITFFDGTMADYTSSRKL, encoded by the coding sequence ATGAGCATTGTACTTGACAAAATTGGCAAAACCTTAGGCACACGTGTACTGTTCGACGACGTGTCTGTCGTCTTTAACCCTGGCAATCGCTATGGACTAACAGGACCCAATGGTGCAGGAAAGTCTACCTTACTAAAAATTATCACAGGCTGTGTAGAACCTACTCGTGGCTCTATTTCTTTACCTAAGAAAGTAGGTATTCTACGCCAAAATATAGATAGCTTTGGTGATGTTTCCGTTTTAGACTGCGTAATCATGGGTAACGCACGGTTGTGGGATGCTTTGCAAAAAAGAGATGCTTTGTATCTTGAAGAGTTCACTGATGCTATTGGCATTAAACTCGGTGAAATGGAAGAAATCATTGGCGAAGAAAATGGTTACCGAGCGGAATCTGAGGCTGAAGAACTACTTACAGGAATTGGAATTCCAGAAGCATTATTTAACAATAAAATGTCCACGATTCCTATAGACCTACAGTTTCGTGTGCTTTTATGTCAGTCTTTGTTTGGTCATCCTGAAGCTCTTCTTCTTGACGAGCCTACCAACCACCTGGATATTCACTCTATCAACTGGCTAGGGAATTTCTTAAAGGATTATGATGGGACTGTGATTGTTGTTAGCCATGACAGGCACTTTTTAAATACCATCACTACCCATATTGCTGATATTGATTATGACACTGTCATTATCTATCCTGGAAATTACGATGCTATGGTAGAAATGAAAACAGCTTCTCGAGATCAAGAGAAAGCAGATATCAAATCCAAAGAAAAGAAAATAGCCCAGCTTAAAGAATTTGTGGCTAAATTTGGAGCGGGCTCTCGAGCAAGTCAAGTACAATCACGCTTACGAGAAATTAAAAAGCTCCAGCCTCAAGAATTAAAGAAATCAAATATTCAGCGTCCTTACATACGTTTCCCTTTATCAGAAAAAGCTTCTGGTAAGATTGTCTTTTCTCTAGAAGGTATTACCAAAAGTTATAATGACGAAGCTCACCTATTCCAACCTTTCTCTTTAGAGATATATCAAGGAGATAAGTTAGGAATTATTGGGAACAACGGCCTTGGGAAAACGACATTAATGAAACTGTTAGCTGGTGTAGAGTCCCCTACTCAAGGATCTATAAAAACTGGTCATCAAATTGCTTATTCCTATTTTCCTCAAAATCACTCTGACGTCTTAAAAGATTGTGGAGATGAAACGCTATTCGAATGGTTACGTAATCGTAAAACGGGAATTAACGATCAAGAGATCCGTAGCGTTTTAGGGAAGATGTTATTTGGTGGCGATGACGCTTTCAAGAAGATCAAGGCTCTATCCGGAGGAGAAACAGCTCGTTTGCTTATGGCTGGGATGATGTTGGAAAACCACAACACACTTATTCTTGACGAAGCCAATAACCATTTAGATTTAGAGTCTGTTTCTGCACTCGCTTGGGCTATCAATGATTACAAAGGGACATCCATATTTGTTTCTCATGACAGAACCCTCATCGAAGAATGCGCAACGAAATTATTGATTTTTGAAAAAGGTAAGATTACTTTCTTTGACGGGACAATGGCGGACTACACAAGCAGTAGAAAGCTATAG
- a CDS encoding exodeoxyribonuclease VII small subunit — protein MEEIPFEKAMERLEEIVDLMNQPSTSLDASLKFYEEADALMRICESRIRKAEERVRELSEKRNDDFLSEEESFVH, from the coding sequence ATGGAAGAAATTCCCTTTGAAAAGGCTATGGAAAGGTTAGAAGAGATCGTAGATCTCATGAATCAACCTTCGACATCTTTAGATGCTTCTTTAAAATTTTATGAAGAAGCAGATGCCCTAATGCGTATATGTGAATCACGGATCCGTAAAGCGGAAGAGCGTGTACGTGAGTTGTCTGAAAAACGAAATGATGATTTTCTTTCAGAAGAAGAGTCTTTCGTACACTAA